Within the Solibacillus silvestris genome, the region ATTTTAAATGGGATTGCTCAAAATAGTTATTTGCACCATTCAAATGACTTAAAGGAGGTTTAAAATGAAAGTAACAGAATATTACCAAACATCTGTACAAGAGGTAATGAAAAAGTTAGATGTGACGCAATATGGGTTAAATGATTACGAAGTTCGTGGCCGACAGAAAAAGTATGGATATAACGAATTAAAAGAAGGAAAACAGAAAAATATTTTTCAAGTTTTCTTGGAGCAGTTTCAGGATTTTTTAGTACTCATTTTAATTGTTGCGGCAATTGTTTCGATATTCCTTGGAGATATGGACAGTTCCATTGTCATTTTAGTTGTCATAATATTAAATGCCATTCTGGGAACCGTTCAGCATGCACGAGCTGAAAAATCATTGAACAGTTTAAAAGAAATGTCGGCACCCGTTTCAAAAGTAAAACGCAATGGAGAGATTTTGGAAATCCCATCTAGAAATGTAATTGTAGGGGACTTGCTCATTTTGGAAGCGGGCGATTCTATTAGTGCGGATGGACGAGTAGTTGAAAGTTACAGTTTGCAAATAAATGAAAGTTCGTTAACAGGCGAATCTTTGGCAGTCGATAAAGTAGCCAATACTATTCATGAAACAGAGCTTGCACTGGGAGACAGAAAAAACATGGTGTACTCCGGCAGCTTTGTAACAAATGGACGTGGAGCGGTGGCTGTTACTTCGATTGGAATGAATACTGAAATCGGAAAAATTGCTAAGCTGATCGATAATGCGAAAGAGAAAAAAACTCCTTTGCAAGTTAATCTTGATAAATTCGGGAAACGTCTTGCGATTGGAATTATCTTTATTTGTATTATTATCTTCGCACTGGATATTATTCGCGGGCGCGAGATGATTGATTCCTTTATGTTTGCAGTTTCATTGGCAGTTGCGGCAATCCCTGAAGCGTTAAGTTCGATTGTGACGATTGTTTTGGCAGTAGGGACTCAAAATATGGCAAAAGAAAATGCGATTATCCGCAAATTGCCTGCAGTAGAAAGTTTGGGAAGTGTTTCGATTATTTGTACAGACAAAACAGGGACGCTGACACAAAACAAGATGACTGTTCAGGAAATTTATACGGGGGAGCAGTTTTTCTCATCTAGCGAGCTGGAGCCGGCCAATCCGAATCATAAAAAACTGCTCGATTTCGCGATTCTTTGCAATGATTCTATGATGCTAAGGGATAAAACAATAGGAGATCCAACAGAACTTGCGCTTGTAAAGTTAGGACATGAATTTGAAATGAGTGAGCAACTGATACGCGGGCTTCATCCGCGTGTAGGAGAGATTCCTTTCGATTCTACTCGAAAATTAATGAGTACTGTTCACCGTATGGGGAACCGTAATGTCATGATTACTAAAGGGGCAGTGGACGAGCTTCTTCCCCGTATTAGTCGCGTCGATTCAAGCAGCAGTACAATTATTACAAACGAGCAGCTAGAAAAGATTAATCAGGCGAATACCGCATTTTCGAATGCCGGGTTACGCGTAATTGCAATTACGTATAAAGATGTCTTTTCTTCTCATATAAGTGAAAAGGACGAGCAAGGCTTAACATTTGTCGGTCTAATCGCGATGATGGATCCTCCGCGCGATGAATCGGCACAGGCAGTTGCAGATTGTATTGAAGCAGGAATTAAACCTGTCATGATTACAGGGGACCATAAAATTACAGCAATTGCGATCGCGAAACAGCTCGGTATATTAAAAAGTCCTGATGAAGCAATTGAAGGAAAGGAAATTGAAAAGCTTTCGGATCGGGAATTGAAAAATAAGGTGGAAAGCTTCTCTGTCTATGCTCGTGTATCTCCAGAGCACAAAATCCGTATTGTAAAGGCTTGGCAAGAAAAGGGACATGTTGTCGCAATGACGGGGGATGGGGTAAATGACGCCCCGGCGTTAAAACAGGCTGAAATTGGTGTGGCAATGGGGAAAACAGGAACAGAAGTGGCTAAAGATGCGTCAGCAATGATTTTAACCGACGATAACTTTTTAACAATCGTCAAATCGATCTCCAACGGACGAAGTATTTATGCCAATATTAAAAACGCAATTAAATTTCTTTTGTCCGGGAATGCAGGGGCGATTTTCGTTGTTTTATATGCGACGCTTTTCGCTTTGCCGGCGCCGTTTCTGCCGATTCATCTGCTGTTTATCAACTTATTAACGGATAGTCTTCCAGCAATTGCGATTGGTTTGGAACCGCATAATAAGAAATTGATGAAGGAAAAACCGCGTCACATAAATGAGTCACTCCTAAATAAAAAATTCGTATCCCAAGTAGGTTTTGAAGGCCTGATTATTGCAGCAGTCACAATTATCGCCTTCCAAGTGGGCTTATCGACAGGCGATACAGCAGTCGCAACAACGATGGCGTTTGCAACATTATGTTTATCAAGGTTGCTGCATGGATTTAATTGCCGATCGGAAGAATCCATTTTTAAAATAGGAATTTTCTCAAATTTGGCAGTTTGGATCGCCTTTTTACTTGGGTTTACAATACTGAACTTTGTACTAATCAACGGGTTATTTGAGGTTGCTAATTTGACGAGTAACCAATATTTAATGATTTATGGGTTATCTTTGGTGCCATTAGTTATTATCCAAGTCCGTAAACTGTTTTTCGGGCCTGCTAAGGCATAAATAGAAAATGGTAAAAATGTATATGGCAACTTTTCTTGCCCGTTAACATAAAAATAAGGTTAACAAGGTTATGGAAGGATGACATTATTAGCACGACAAAACATTTCTTCGGCCAGGCAATGACAGGGCAGGGTATTAAAAATATTTATAAAGAGCTAATGGATGAAGCAAAAGCTGTGTATTTATTAAAGGGAGCACACGGTTTCAAAGTTTCTGAGTTACTGCAGAAAATTGGCTCTCATTATTGTGAAAAAGGTGCCCACATTGAGCTTTTCCATGATCCTTTATTTGAAAATACGGTCGAGGCTGTTTATATTCAAGCCCCTCATCAGATTTTAATTGTTCAAGCGACAAACCCGTCAATAGAACCGGTACTGCCGGGGATACGGGATCATGTCATTTCCCTGAATGACTGTTTGGATGAACAATACATTTCATTGTATGGAAATTTGTCTTCGGTAAACGAATCGAAACAAGCCTATTATGACCAATGCTTCGCCAAGCTTGCAGATGCTATTCACATTCATGATGACTGGGAAGTCGAAACGAGAAAGCAAATGGAATGGAGCGGGTTGGATCAACAGTTTGCGGAGTTGACGAACGGTCTGTTTGGCGAAACGAATCGGCAGAAATCCGGCCAGCTTACTCATCGCTTACTCGGAACATTAACCCCAACAGGAGCGCAAGACACAGTACAAAGCATTACGCAAAATCTTGAAAAGAGATTGTTTATTAAAGGGTATCCTGGAACAGGGAAATCTTCGATGATGAAGAAATTAGCCAATGAAGCGATAAGCAGAGGCTTTGATGTACAACTCGTTTGGTGCGGACTGGATTCCAATTCGATTGATATGGTCATTATCCCTGAATTGAAATTCTGTATTTTTGACAGTACGGAGCCGCACGTGTATTTTCCTGATGGAAATCGTCCTGGTGATGAAATTTTCGATATTGCTCAGCATTGTCATCCGACAGAAGTAGAAGAAAAGAATATTGAAGCAATCGTAGAAAAGTACAAAGCAACGATGGCAGGTGCAAAACATTTTGCAGCAAAATACGCAGAACAAGAAAGGAAAGTACGTGAAGCAGTAGATGCTGCTATCAACTTAGATGAATTCAATAAACGAACAGCCGGGCTTTTTGAGCTTTTCTGATTTAAATAACATTTTTAATAGGCATGGATCCGAATCTAAATCGGGTCCATGCCTCACTTTTTTGATGATATATCCTATATTGTAAATACTTTTTTCAAATAATATAAAAGTTTGCAGAATATTAAATTTTTTAGGGGCTATAAATTTTACTCAAACAGAAAATACTGTATGCTGATGGTGAGCTTTTCATAACAAAGGAGGACAACTCATGAATCGTTTTGAAGGAAAAGTTATAATTGTTACCGGTGCAGGTTCGGGATTAGGACAAGCTGCCACATTGCAAATTGCAAAGGAAGGCGCAAAGCTTGTACTCGTTGATTTAAACCAGGCTGGACTGGATGAAACAAAGAAAAAAGTGCAAGAAGTGGCACCAAATGCTGAAACATTGTTAGTGACAGCAAACGTAGCTACAGAGAGCGAAGTCGAAAATTTTGTCAATCAAACGGTTGAGAAGTTCGGCAAAATTGATGGTTTCTTTAACAATGCAGGAATTGAAGGAAAGCAAAATTTAACTGGTGATTACGGAATTGAAGAATTTCATAAAGTCATATCCGTCAATTTAAACGGTGTCTTCTATGGTATGAAATATGTGCTTAAAGTAATGAAGGAGCAAGGATACGGCTCGATTGTCAATACGGCTTCGGTTGGCGGGATCCGTGGTGTGGGTAACCAGTCAGGCTATGCGGCAAGTAAGCATGGCGTTGTCGGTTTAACGCGCAACTCGGCGATTGAATACGGCCAATACGGGATTTCGATTAAAGCAATTGCCCCTGGTGCAATTATGACCCCAATGGTAGAAGGATCACTGCGCCAAATGGGTGGCGATAACTGGGAGGAAGTCGGTAAGGAGTTTGTAAAGCCGAATCCGATGAGACGTTTCGGTAAGCCGGAAGAAGTCGGTTATTTAGTGGCATTCCTCTTATCAAACGAAGCGGACTTCATCAACGCAGCAGTTATTCCAATTGACGGTGGGCAGTCTTATAAATATTAATTATTAATCCCCTTAAAAAAATCTTTAAGGGGATTTTTTATCCTCATTAATCTCCCTCTTTTAACGCTCCAAAACGCGGCTTTCCAGTAAATATGTTACTCCATATTTCTCTGCCAATTGTCTTAAAAAGGTTAATAATTCGCTGAAGCTTGTTGTTTGTATCAATTGTTCGTACTGTTTTTTCTCTTCTTCGGTTGCAACCTTTTTAAAATAGCCCCACATATGTTGGCAAGCATTGCGCATGCTTCCTTCTGTTGGCGTTAAGTTTAATGCCTGTTCGATCAGCGCTGAAATTTCTTCGTAAGCGCCCTTGTCTTTCATCGCCTGTCGAATTGCATTATAGTAATTTTGGCTGTGAAACATCACATTATACTTTTCCTCACGCCAAAGGATTTCCGTCTTCTTCTGATCCATAAAATTTTCTCCTCCCGTTCCACTTTTGCATAATGTACTAGTTGTTCACATTATATAAGATAGAGAAAAGTTTTGCTTTTATATAAAGGCAAACCAAACTTATAGTGTAAAAAATTGTATAATGTAGATAGCTTCAAAATTTACTGAATTTACTTAAAATTAAAGGGAAAGAGGGATTCCGATGGTAAATGAACTAACATCAGTGAGTGGAGAAATAACAGGAGAGTTGGTATACCGGGAAAAACCAGTCATTCAGGCTGCTGAAACAATATTCGTCAATGAATTTACAGATGGTGTATTAAATCCGAATGCACCGATGTTAGGACCATTAAAAGATGGGGGGACGATTATTGCCAATACAGCTCCTGGCTGTTGGGGCCCAATGATTACACCGACGATTCGCGGAGGACATGAAGTAACGAAGCCGGTATATGTGGAAGGTGCGGAAGTCGGAGATGCAATTGTTATTCAGATTAAGTCGATTCAAGTGACATCGATTGCGACTTCTTCAGGAACAGACGAAGCTCAGAATGAACGTTTTATCGGAGATCCTTTTGTGAAAGTGAAATGCCCGGGTTGCGGGAAGCTCCATCCGCCGACAATTGTCCAGGGTATCGGTCAGGAATCGGTAAAATGTATGACATGCGGGACGGATACAACACCATTTAAAATTTCAAACGGCTATACGATGACATTTAATTCAAAAGGGAATGTCGGATTAACGGTCGGAAAAGAGGCTGCACGCCGGATTGCTCAAGACAGCAAAAACTATATGCGAACTCCGGAAAATTCCGTTCAAAATCCAATTACTTCATTCGCTCCGAGTGATTTAATCGGAGTGCTTGCAAGAATGCGTCCGTTTGTTGGACAGCTTGGAACAACGCCATCAAAAGCAATGCCGGATTCTCATAATGCCGGTGATTTCGGAACATTTTTAATCGGAGCACCACATGAATTTACGATGACCGAAGACGAGCTGAATATTCACCGTACAGATGGACATATGGATATTAATCGTGTACGTGAAGGGGCTGTTGTCATTTGCCCTGTAAAAGTTCCTGGTGGCGGTGTATACGTAGGAGATATGCATGCAATGCAGGGTGATGGAGAAATTGCCGGACATACGACAGATGTCTCGGGTATCGTACAGCTTCAGGTAAGTGTATTGAAAAAAGTAAATTTGGACGGTCCAATTCTGCTGCCGAATGTAGAGGATTTGCCTTATACTGCAAAACCTTTTACGAAAGAAGAAAAACGCATTGCACGTGAGTTGGCTGAAGAATTCGGTGTGAAGCAAGTTGAGGAAAGTTTCCCGTTGTCGATAGTAGGAACAGGAGCTAACTTAAACGTGGCTACAGAAAATGCACTCGATCGAGCAGCAAAATTATTTGAGCTAACAGTGGAAGAAGTGAGAAATCGTGCAACCATTACCGGTGGAATTGAAATAGGAAGGCACCCGGGTGTTGTGACGGCTACGGTTCAGATGCCGAAAACACTTCTGAAAAAAGCGAGACTGTTTAAAACCATTAAACGCCAGTATGACTGAATTTCGTTGATCAGTCGTAAAAAGCAGTAAAATCATAGTTAATTAGATAAGTTTTTGTTCTTTATTTTTCGGGAATTAGGAAATTACTAGAAAAGTAGAGGGGATGAAGCGATGCAGCCATTGATCAAGAAGATAGAAGCTCTTGTCATCTCGATTAGCGTTCAGTCCGGTATTGGTATTATTGAAGCAATAAGTGAAAAAGACGGCAATAAGAAAGTCATATTCCAAATTACATCAAAAACGCCTTTAATGACAAAGGACGGATACCAAATTGGGGCATCTGCCATTCCGGTTAAGGCGAAAATTATTGCCTTTATTGATTCCAGAAATCCGTTGCCAATGGTTTCCCCGCCACATACGACACCATTGCTCATTATTTTTGATCAGTTTGATAAAGAGGGCGAGGTATGTGTCGGTGCATTTGACCGGGTGCTTTACTGTGATCAGCTGAAGCTTAAACTCCATGTTAATGAAAAAACGGAAATTGTGGATTTGGCGGGAAAGCGCGTTGATCAGAAAGATTTGGAAGGAAAGATGCTGTTCATTTTTTATGACCGTGCAACGAAAAGTAAACCAGTGCAAGCCAATCCATCAAAAATTATCGTGACCTCTATTATGCATAATGAATAGTGAAGAGGCATATCGTTTTCTATTTATCAGTTTGTATGTTCTAAGCAATATTTCATACGAATTGGAACAAATGAAACGATATGCTTTTTTTGTGCAAGAAAAGTAAAAAAATTAAAACGTTACATACACAATTATTTTTTGGTATATTTTTGTATAGAAATAAGGTGGAATATATGGAGGGATCTTTGTTGTTGCTTTCATTTGATGAGCAGCTCTTTCAACGGACGGACGGACAAACAGGAAAAAAGCTAGAGCAAGCTTTGGAGGAAGATTTTCTATTTGTAAAAACTGCAATTTGGGGTGCACCTGTACAAAGTAATGAATTTTTGTTGGAGCAGGAGCGTGCAGAAAAGTTTTGCTTTCAGTTAATCAAAAAATATTGGGGTAAACTAGAATTATATAGTAATGATTCAGTTCACGAGACGAATACAGTGAATGAAAAAATGAAGCAGTATTTTGCCGAGCAGCAAAACAGAAAAGCGTTATTTTCATTTTTACATACACAAGGGGAAGTGGCATTTGACCAGCTGATTGAATTTATTTATACAAAACCTGTTCCTGTATCTCGTCAACAAACAGGACTTGAGAAAATGTATGTGTACAAAGTAAACAATCAATTTTTTGTGCAACCAATTTATTTTGTAAATGAAAAGTACTGGAAAATAATTGGGGCGAAGAAGATTTATTCACTGTTTTTACAAGTACCCTTAAGGAACATTACAAGACCCGTTGAATTAATGAGACATTTTAAAACATTGCTTGCGGGACAATTCACGGCAAATCGGATTGCAACTATTATTCATAAGCTCGTACAAAAGATTGATTATGAAAATCCGAAATCTGATGAAGTAAAGCAGCTGCATCTATTAAATGTCCGAACGCATTTTACAAGTGGACGACGTCATATGCTGAAGCTTCGAAAATGCATTCACGCATTACTGGAAAATTGGTCGACCGGAAAGTTTGCATTAAATATGAAAGAGCAAACATTGCTTGGCTATATGTTATTTCAGGAGGCGGTTTATAAAAGAGATTATCGGAGTATTTTACTGCAGGGTATGTATTTAATTGAAGAAGAGCGGATTAATAATCATGCGATTGAACTTGTCGTTGAATATGCTGACGTGTTGAGCAGCATGAACCCGCAGCCTGATACACTTGTGAAAGATTACCGGGAAAACTACTTGGAGCATGTCTTTTATGAACTGATTAATAGTGTTGTAAAAGAGGAGCAGTTTGGGCTTGGGATGGAGCTGTTGAAAAATAATGAGCTCGCGTCATGTACAGCGGTATTTCAGCTGCTGCATGCCGATGAAACGGAAACGATGCTACATATAATCGAAGCGACTGTTCAACGCGATATTGCTCTATTCATTGATGGTTCGCCACAAAATATCAGGGAATCGATCATTATTTGGCAACAGCAATATTTAAAAAAAGGCAGCGCTTATTATCGTGTTGCTGAAATGACATCACAGCATATTTGCAATTTGTTGAAAATACTGTTTTGGGCAGAAGAAGATCTTTTAGTGGAGAAACTATTAGCGGTCTATAAGAAATATTTGATTATACCGCATCATTTCCAAGATTTGCGCCTATTTATTGAGCGCCGTGTAGCTCTATGTTAAAAAAGAAAAGGTGAAGCAATGCCGATGCATGCCTCACCTTTTTATTTTACTGTAATACCCCTGCTTTGGTTAGTTGCTCGATTTGTTCTTTACTATAGCCATATGCAGCTAAAATTTCCTCGGTATGTTCACCCATTTTTGCCCCGACATGTTTATAAGTCGGCTCAACTCCGCTTATTTTCAGGGCAGTTCCAATTTGGCGTTGCGAGGATCCATCCGGTTTCTGAACATCTACAAGCATATTCCTTTCTTTTATTTGCGGGTGTTCGCAAGCTTCGTCAAATGTAAGAACGGGCTCCACACATCCGTGGAAGTCTTCATTGAAAATTTCTAGCCACTGATCAAATGTTTTCGAGCAAAACGCATCGGTAACCGCTTCCTTAAAGCGTTGCTGTGTATAGTAGGAGTCATTAAATGTGCTGTCGATCAGTTCCGGAATGCCGAGCGCTTCACATAGCAGTTTACGAAACTGAGGCTCCAGGCTGCCGACTGAAAAATAGCGCCCGTCTTTCGTACGGTAGTAATCATAAAATGTTCCGCCGTTTAAAATTTCCTCTTCTGGCTGAGGCGGACGGCCACTTCCGAGATATTGTGTGCCATATAAAGCATTCATAGAAAACACCGCATCGGTCATCGAGACATCAATAAATTTCCCTTCGCCTGTTTTTTCACGGTGAAAAGCAGCCGCTAATATTCCGACAGCAGCATGCATTGTCCCGCCGGCAATATCCGCGATTTGAATTCCCATTGCAACAGGTTTTTTATCCTTTAAACGGGAATGATTGAGCACTCCGCCAATTGATAAGTAGTTATTATCATGGCCTGGCCGTGTTGCATATGGCCCGGTTTGTCCATAGCCTGTAATCGCACAGTAAATGAGGCGCGGATTGAATTCGCGCAATGTTTCATAGTCAATTCCAAGACGCTTCATCACACCTGGGCGGAACCCTTCAATGACAATGTCATAATCTTGGATAAGCTTTTTAATAATTTCAATGCTCTCCGCAGACTTTAAATTGAGCTGCAAAGATTTTTTTGAACGGTTTAAATGCTGATGGAAGTAAGATTCCTTATCTTCATCATACGGCGGCATAATCCGCATTAAATCAACACGGCGCTCTGATTCCACATGAATAACATCTGCCCCAAGATCTGCAAACATCATTGACGCAAGCGGTCCCGGTAATAGCGAACAAAAATCCAAAACTTTTAACCCATTTAAAATAGTCATACCCATCCCCCTTATGTGTTGAACAGTTGTTTTTGTAAGAAATATTGAATGTTAAGTGTGGAAAGTAGAAACCCTTTGCCGGAAAGTAGAACTTTTTGGCGCAAAAGTTGAATCAAATTAAGTGAAAGTAGAAAGCATTGGTGTCAAAGTGGAAAGTTCTGAA harbors:
- a CDS encoding ATPase — protein: MKVTEYYQTSVQEVMKKLDVTQYGLNDYEVRGRQKKYGYNELKEGKQKNIFQVFLEQFQDFLVLILIVAAIVSIFLGDMDSSIVILVVIILNAILGTVQHARAEKSLNSLKEMSAPVSKVKRNGEILEIPSRNVIVGDLLILEAGDSISADGRVVESYSLQINESSLTGESLAVDKVANTIHETELALGDRKNMVYSGSFVTNGRGAVAVTSIGMNTEIGKIAKLIDNAKEKKTPLQVNLDKFGKRLAIGIIFICIIIFALDIIRGREMIDSFMFAVSLAVAAIPEALSSIVTIVLAVGTQNMAKENAIIRKLPAVESLGSVSIICTDKTGTLTQNKMTVQEIYTGEQFFSSSELEPANPNHKKLLDFAILCNDSMMLRDKTIGDPTELALVKLGHEFEMSEQLIRGLHPRVGEIPFDSTRKLMSTVHRMGNRNVMITKGAVDELLPRISRVDSSSSTIITNEQLEKINQANTAFSNAGLRVIAITYKDVFSSHISEKDEQGLTFVGLIAMMDPPRDESAQAVADCIEAGIKPVMITGDHKITAIAIAKQLGILKSPDEAIEGKEIEKLSDRELKNKVESFSVYARVSPEHKIRIVKAWQEKGHVVAMTGDGVNDAPALKQAEIGVAMGKTGTEVAKDASAMILTDDNFLTIVKSISNGRSIYANIKNAIKFLLSGNAGAIFVVLYATLFALPAPFLPIHLLFINLLTDSLPAIAIGLEPHNKKLMKEKPRHINESLLNKKFVSQVGFEGLIIAAVTIIAFQVGLSTGDTAVATTMAFATLCLSRLLHGFNCRSEESIFKIGIFSNLAVWIAFLLGFTILNFVLINGLFEVANLTSNQYLMIYGLSLVPLVIIQVRKLFFGPAKA
- a CDS encoding acetamidase, producing MVNELTSVSGEITGELVYREKPVIQAAETIFVNEFTDGVLNPNAPMLGPLKDGGTIIANTAPGCWGPMITPTIRGGHEVTKPVYVEGAEVGDAIVIQIKSIQVTSIATSSGTDEAQNERFIGDPFVKVKCPGCGKLHPPTIVQGIGQESVKCMTCGTDTTPFKISNGYTMTFNSKGNVGLTVGKEAARRIAQDSKNYMRTPENSVQNPITSFAPSDLIGVLARMRPFVGQLGTTPSKAMPDSHNAGDFGTFLIGAPHEFTMTEDELNIHRTDGHMDINRVREGAVVICPVKVPGGGVYVGDMHAMQGDGEIAGHTTDVSGIVQLQVSVLKKVNLDGPILLPNVEDLPYTAKPFTKEEKRIARELAEEFGVKQVEESFPLSIVGTGANLNVATENALDRAAKLFELTVEEVRNRATITGGIEIGRHPGVVTATVQMPKTLLKKARLFKTIKRQYD
- a CDS encoding Fe-S-cluster redox enzyme produces the protein MEGSLLLLSFDEQLFQRTDGQTGKKLEQALEEDFLFVKTAIWGAPVQSNEFLLEQERAEKFCFQLIKKYWGKLELYSNDSVHETNTVNEKMKQYFAEQQNRKALFSFLHTQGEVAFDQLIEFIYTKPVPVSRQQTGLEKMYVYKVNNQFFVQPIYFVNEKYWKIIGAKKIYSLFLQVPLRNITRPVELMRHFKTLLAGQFTANRIATIIHKLVQKIDYENPKSDEVKQLHLLNVRTHFTSGRRHMLKLRKCIHALLENWSTGKFALNMKEQTLLGYMLFQEAVYKRDYRSILLQGMYLIEEERINNHAIELVVEYADVLSSMNPQPDTLVKDYRENYLEHVFYELINSVVKEEQFGLGMELLKNNELASCTAVFQLLHADETETMLHIIEATVQRDIALFIDGSPQNIRESIIIWQQQYLKKGSAYYRVAEMTSQHICNLLKILFWAEEDLLVEKLLAVYKKYLIIPHHFQDLRLFIERRVALC
- a CDS encoding oxidoreductase, whose product is MNRFEGKVIIVTGAGSGLGQAATLQIAKEGAKLVLVDLNQAGLDETKKKVQEVAPNAETLLVTANVATESEVENFVNQTVEKFGKIDGFFNNAGIEGKQNLTGDYGIEEFHKVISVNLNGVFYGMKYVLKVMKEQGYGSIVNTASVGGIRGVGNQSGYAASKHGVVGLTRNSAIEYGQYGISIKAIAPGAIMTPMVEGSLRQMGGDNWEEVGKEFVKPNPMRRFGKPEEVGYLVAFLLSNEADFINAAVIPIDGGQSYKY
- a CDS encoding carnitine dehydratase, with the translated sequence MTILNGLKVLDFCSLLPGPLASMMFADLGADVIHVESERRVDLMRIMPPYDEDKESYFHQHLNRSKKSLQLNLKSAESIEIIKKLIQDYDIVIEGFRPGVMKRLGIDYETLREFNPRLIYCAITGYGQTGPYATRPGHDNNYLSIGGVLNHSRLKDKKPVAMGIQIADIAGGTMHAAVGILAAAFHREKTGEGKFIDVSMTDAVFSMNALYGTQYLGSGRPPQPEEEILNGGTFYDYYRTKDGRYFSVGSLEPQFRKLLCEALGIPELIDSTFNDSYYTQQRFKEAVTDAFCSKTFDQWLEIFNEDFHGCVEPVLTFDEACEHPQIKERNMLVDVQKPDGSSQRQIGTALKISGVEPTYKHVGAKMGEHTEEILAAYGYSKEQIEQLTKAGVLQ
- a CDS encoding type II DNA modification enzyme, with protein sequence MDQKKTEILWREEKYNVMFHSQNYYNAIRQAMKDKGAYEEISALIEQALNLTPTEGSMRNACQHMWGYFKKVATEEEKKQYEQLIQTTSFSELLTFLRQLAEKYGVTYLLESRVLER
- a CDS encoding nucleotide kinase, with the translated sequence MTGQGIKNIYKELMDEAKAVYLLKGAHGFKVSELLQKIGSHYCEKGAHIELFHDPLFENTVEAVYIQAPHQILIVQATNPSIEPVLPGIRDHVISLNDCLDEQYISLYGNLSSVNESKQAYYDQCFAKLADAIHIHDDWEVETRKQMEWSGLDQQFAELTNGLFGETNRQKSGQLTHRLLGTLTPTGAQDTVQSITQNLEKRLFIKGYPGTGKSSMMKKLANEAISRGFDVQLVWCGLDSNSIDMVIIPELKFCIFDSTEPHVYFPDGNRPGDEIFDIAQHCHPTEVEEKNIEAIVEKYKATMAGAKHFAAKYAEQERKVREAVDAAINLDEFNKRTAGLFELF